The Suncus etruscus isolate mSunEtr1 chromosome 7, mSunEtr1.pri.cur, whole genome shotgun sequence genome includes a window with the following:
- the HSD17B7 gene encoding 3-keto-steroid reductase/17-beta-hydroxysteroid dehydrogenase 7 translates to MGKVVLVTGATSGVGLALCKRLLAEDGALSLCLACRNPGKTAAVRTELLAQFPDAKVTSVQTDVSNFRSVLRAAEEIRRRFQRIDCMFLNAGIMPNPKLNHRALVSSIFSRKIIDVFSTAEGLLTQVEKDTPDGLREVFETNVFGHFVLVHELEPLLCGGADPAQLIWTSSRNAQKRNFCLEDIEHRDGCEPYSSSKYAMDLLSLALNQRFNQQGLFSSVACPGTMLTNLTYGIVPSFLWTLMLPFIWLFRFFANAFTLTPYNGTEVLIWLFRQNPRSLDPWTKYLSNTTGLGTNYVMPQKMDLNEEMAQSFYQKLLALEQRIRTRVLDPHKQS, encoded by the exons ATGGGGAAGGTGGTGTTGGTCACCGGGGCGACAAG TGGCGTGGGCCTTGCCCTCTGCAAGCGGTTGCTGGCAGAAGATGGGGCGCTCTCGCTCTGCTTGGCTTGCAGGAACCCAGGCAAAACTGCTGCTGTCCGCACTGAGCTGCTTGCCCAGTTCCCAGATGCTAAAGTCACCAGTGTGCAGACTGATGTGAGCAACTTTCGTTCAGTGCTGCGAGCTGCTGAGGAGATAAGGCGCAG GTTCCAGAGAATAGACTGCATGTTCCTCAATGCTGGCATCATGCCCAACCCGAAGCTGAACCACAGAGCCCTGGTCTCTAGCATTTTCTCCAG GAAAATCATCGACGTGTTCTCCACAGCTGAGGGGCTGCTGACGCAGGTTGAGAAGGACACCCCTGACGGGCTGCGGGAAGTGTTTGAGACCAATGTCTTTGGCCACTTTGTCCTG GTGCATGAGCTGGAGCCCCTGCTGTGTGGTGGGGCTGACCCAGCCCAGCTCATCTGGACTTCATCACGCAATGCCCAGAAGCGCAACTTCTGCCTGGAGGACATTGAACACCGTGACGGCTGTGAGCCCTACAGCTCCTCCAAGTATGCTATGGACCTCCTGAGTCTGGCCCTCAACCAGCGATTCAACCAGCAG GGCCTGTTCTCTAGTGTGGCATGTCCAGGCACCATGCTGACCAACTTGACCTACGGCATCGTGCCGTCCTTCCTCTGGACACTCATGCTTCCCTTCATCTGGCTG TTTCGCTTCTTCGCAAACGCCTTCACCCTGACACCGTACAATGGTACAGAAGTACTG ATATGGCTTTTCCGGCAAAACCCCAGGTCTCTTGACCCCTGGACCAAGTACCTGAGTAATACCACTGGCCTAGGAACCAACTATGTGATGCCGCAGAAG ATGGACTTGAACGAAGAGATGGCCCAGAGTTTCTACCAAAAGCTTCTGGCCCTGGAGCAGCGCATCAGGACCCGCGTCCTGGACCCGCACAAGcagagctga